Part of the Clostridium sporogenes genome, CCAATTTTATTTAACTGTTCATACTTTACTCTATCCTCTTTAACATCCATATAGTATTTGTTATATAAGAAACTTCCTGTAGTTACAAAGAAAATTATTCCTATGAATATAGCTAAGAACAGAACCACCCCATATCCAATTTTGTGGGATTCTAATATATCAGCTTTCATTAAAATAATATAATTTTCCTTATGATTATCTTCTCCAAATTTCTCCTTATAGCTTTTACAAATATTCAAAGTATCTTTATAATTCTTTACATTTAATGCAGAAAATAAAGATATCGAGCCATTAATCTTATTATATACATCATCCTTTACAATATATACATCATCATATAATGCAGGTATTACCCTCTCTTTTAACTTTGTAACAACTTTTATATCCATATTATCTACTAAAATATTATCTCTCTTATTAATCATTAATGGTGACCCTGCTATAGCTTCATTCCTTTTAATATGTATTTTCTCTTGTCCAAGTGATTCAGCTATATTATTATAGGTACTTTCATTAATTATATTTATAGGTATAGTATTTTTCTTAGATACTGAAGACTTAATTTGCCCTTGAACTTTTGTATAATTATAACCTTCTTTTTTTAGAGAAGCTTCTATAAAATCTAATTTTTTATAATCTTTTTTATTAGATGCATAAAAAAATGATTGTGGAAAATTTCTGTCAACTTCAGCCTCCTTATTTATCCAAAAAGCTGATACAGCTCCAATAGATGTAAATGCCATGGCAGAAGTTATGGTAACTAAAAAGAACATTCTTGTATTATCCTTTATTCTATATAAAAGAGTTGAAATCCATAATACCCTTGTTTTATTCATATAAAATTCTCTATTCTTTTTTAAAATCTTTATTACAAAAACGCTTAACTGTGAAAATAACAAATATGTTGCAATTATAACTGCTACTGTTACGGGTATAACTCTATAAGCTATATTATTCATAGTTGATGTAATAGAAAAATAATATCCTCCAAGCAATAATACTACACACAATATTGCAATAATATTTGAAGTCTTTGGTTCACTCTTGGGTTTTTGAGTTCCCTTTAGTAAATTTAAAACTTCATCTTCCTTTATTATAAATGTAGTAAAAATAGAAATTAAAATTCCCATTAAAACAAAAGCTAAGAAAGTTATTGCCATTGCTTTAACTGGAAAATAGAATAGCAAAGCATTATAACCTAAAAGTTTTCCACTAAGTACTAAAAATATTTTTGAAAAAACCAGTCCTAATGTAACTCCAGATATTCCAGACAATGAACTAATTAATACATTTTCAATTGCTATCATCTTTTTAATTTGTTTATCCGAAGCACCTAGAATATATAGTATACCCAACTCTTTAAACCTACTTTTTATAAACACACTTACAGAATAAAATATAAAGAAGCATAAAAATAGATATGCAATTATTGTTGTTATGTTAAATGCCTTCTGTAAATACATTGGGAATATAGTTACATCTAAATTAGGATGTAATACAAGCATAGTAAATGAAAATAATAAAGCTGCTGATATAGTACTACTTAATAAATATGCAAAATATGCTCTAATATTTCTTACTACATTTCTGGTGGAAAACTCTCTAAAATTCATTAGTTACCACCTCCTAATAGAGCAAGAACATCTATTATTTCTTGATAAAATTGCTGCCTACTATCCCCCTTATAAATTTCATTGTAAATAGCTCCATCTTTTATAAAAAGTATTCTATTGCAATAACTAGCAGCTAGTGGATCATGGGTAACCATCATAGTAGTTACTTTCTCCTCTTTATTTATCTTTTCAAACAACTCCATTACAATTTTTGATGCTTTTGAATCTAGGTTACCAGTAGGTTCATCAGCTAAAAGTAGAGAAGGATCATGTATTAAAGCTCTTGCAATAGCTGTTCTTTGTGCCTGTCCTCCTGATACTTCAAAGGTTCTTTTTTGCAATAAATTCTCTATTCCAAGAATTTTTGATACTCTAGTTAACTTTTCATCCTGTTCTTTAATTGATATACCATCTAAAGTTAATGGTAATACTATATTTTCTCCAATAGTTAATGTATCCAACAAGTTAAAATCTTGGAATACAAATCCTAATTCTCTTCTTCTGAACAAAGCTAAATCCTCCCCTTTAAGTGTTAAAGGGTTCTTATCCTTTATTGTTATTTGTCCTGAAGTTGGTTTATCAACTGTAGAAATCATATTTAAAAGCGTTGTTTTACCACTTCCTGAAGGACCCATAATTCCTACAAATTCACCCTCATCTATATTAAAGCTTATATTATTTAAAGAGGTAAATATAATTTTTTTACCATATACTTTTTTTAAATTACTAACTCTTAAAATTTCCATTTTATTCACCATCCTATGCAGTTAATATTATAATTTTAGTAAATACTAATACAGCAAGTAAAAGACCTGCTAAAATTCTATATATTGCAAATATTTTCATAGGTTTCTTCTTTAAGTAACTTACAAACTTATTCATAACTATTATTGACACTATAAATGCTACAATAAAACCTAATATTAATGCACTCCATAAAGTTGGTGTCATTATAGAATAATCAAATTCAAATAAGTCCTTTATAGATGTTCCTATCATTGCTGGAATAGCTAAAAAGAATGAAAATTCTGCTGCTATTGGTGTTGATATTCCTGCAATCCAGCCGCCCATTATAGTAGATGCACTTCTTGACATTCCAGGCCATATAGATAAAATTTGTAATAAACCTACCTTTAAAGCTTGAATAAAAGTTATGCTATCTATATCCTGTACAGCATGTTCTTTTTTTCTAAACATATTTTCTATTATAAGAAGTAGAATACCGCCTACTATAAATCCTATAATTACTGCTTCTGGTCTAAATAATGCTTTTATCTTATGATATAATAATAGGCCTGTAATCCCAATGGGAATAGAACCTACTATAACATTAATTCCAAATTTAAATCCAGTCTTACCTTCCTTACCTTTAGTAAATATAAACTTAAAGAATTCTACTATACTCTCTTTAATCTTCTCCCAATAAAGAACTACTACTGAGAGTATTGCCCCAAGCTGAATTACAACCTCAAACATTTTAGCAAACTCCCCATTGAAATTAATTGCACTTCCTACTAATATCATATGACCTGTAGAAGACACAGGAATAAACTCTGTAAGTCCCTCTACAACTGCTATTATAATAGCTTTTAATATAAATATTACATCAATACCCATAACTACATCTCCTTTAAACTAATACTTATGTATCTAGTTTAAAAGATGCCATATAAAAATACTATCTCAAAACCTTACATAAGTATGACATGTATGTCACACTTATTAATTGATAAAAAAATAGAATAGTATAGCTTTAAACTATCTATCCTATTTATATATTTAATATGATATCCTACTTTTTAAATATTATGGAAACAGTTGTTCCCTCTGAAACTTTAGACTCTATAAATACATTATGCTCTAAACTGTCACATATCCTTTTAACTATATGTAATCCCATTCCAGTAGATTCTCCAAAACTACGTCCATTTTCCCCTGTAAAAAATGGCTCAAAAACTCTTTTAATATCTTTTTTTGGTATTCCTACACCTTTATCAATTATACTTAACTTAACAGAATTTTCATCATCATAAGCTCTTATAATCAATTCTTTCCCCTTGTCTTTGGAATACTTTACTCCATTAACAATAAGCTGTTCCAATACAAATTTCATCCACTTAAAATCACTGTGTACTTCTATAGAATCATCTATTTCAACCTTTGGTAATATCCTGTTTTTAATAAATATCTGCTTTTCTTCGTTAACTTTACTCCTAACTAAATTATATAGAGAAAACTTTTCTACTATAAAATCTTGCTTAAAAGAATCAAGCCTAGCAAAATACATAGCCATATTTAATCCTCTATTTAATTTACTTATCTCTACTTTCATACTTTCAACAGGTTCTTCTCCCTCGCATTCTTGCATTTGTAATTGAATTACTGATAGAGGTGTTTTCATCTGATGAACCCATTGATTTATAAATGTTAGATGATCATTATGAACCTTATTATATTTTATAATTTCAGTTTCATATAAATTATGCTCTTTCTTTAAAATATTAGAGATACCTTCTCCTAAGACTGAATTTCCTAAATCTAAAAAAGATTCATCTAAATTTTTTAGACCCCTGTCTAAAAATCCATATACTTCCTTATTCTTATAATATCTAAAAAATAAAAAACATCCTAAAATAAATGTATTGAATAATAATATATATATATACTCACCAATTTGTACAAATCTCAAAAGAGCTAAATATCCCAACGTAATAAAAATACTTATAAAATATATAACTATATATCCTTTATTGTCTTTTATAAATAACTTCATTTTTTCTGCTCCCTACCAAGTTTTATTCAATCTATATCCTACCCCTCTTACGGTTTCTATTCCATCTTCTATTCCTAACTTATGAAGTCTTTTTCTAATTCTACTTACATTAACATTCAATGTATTCTCTTCTACAAACTCAATATCATCCCATATTTTCTCTAGAAGGAAATCTCTATTTACAACCTTAGGATATTTTTTCATAAGATATTCTAATAATATTCCTTCCTTTTTAGTTATAATCACTCTTTCATCTTTAAATTCTATCTCAGACCTTTCCGGGTAAAATTTTAATCCTTGAAGTTCCACTATTTTTTCATCAATCTTTGGTGCATACTCTCCAAAGGCTCTTCTTATATGACTTTTTATCTTAGCCATAATAACATCACAATAAAAAGGTTTAATTATATAATCATCAGCTCCATTTTCAAGTGCCATTACCTGATCCATTCCGCTATCTCTAGCTGATATAAAAATTATAGGGATTTTTGATTTCTGTCTTATCTTTCTACACCAATAAAATCCATCATATTTGGGCAAATTCACATCTAATAATACTACATCAGGATTAAATTCGTTAAAGTCCTCCATTATATTTTCAAAGTTTTCTGCTACCTTCACATGAAATCCATATTTAGTAATATAGTCTTTTAATAACAAGCTTATTGATAAATCATCTTCTATAATATATATTTTATAATTCATATTGTTTTCTCCTTATTCATTATAAACAGAGTTCTTGGCTTCAGAGAGAGTTTTTACTCCCTCTGAAGCTTAATTAACAGAATTCTTAGGAGTTTTACTCCTTAGAAGCCATTATCCTTTAGTGGAAATCGTTATCCAGGGACATATCCGCTCTTTACTCCCACTTTGAAGAAAAGCAGAGAGTCCAAATCTTCGATTTGGTGCGAATCGCTTTCACAGAGTGCGATAGAAGTATTAGAGCGGGTAGTCATCGGATAAAATCATATTAATTATACCAATATTCATATATATTATCCAAAATAAAATAGATTTAATTTTAACAATGCTAAGATAAAAAATAACTTTATAAATCTAGTTTACTACATGTATTTTTTATCTTTGCTATATTAAAATTAAATCTATTTTGAAATATTATCTTATATAGTTACTACTAAGCACTATTTATAAAATTCAATAATAAATATAATTTATTTTACAAATTCGATTAAGCCTTTTTCTAATTTAGCTATACGTGCTAGTGAGTATACATCATATCCTTTGTCTTCTAACATTTTTCGTCCTGGTTGGAATGATTTTTCAATAACAATTCCCATTCCTGCGACTTTAGCTCCTGCCTCTTGTACTAAGCGTGCAGCCCCTAATGCAGCTTCTCCGTTTGCTAAAAAATCATCTATAATTAATATATTATCTTCTTTTGTAATATACTTTTTGGATAATGTTAGTTCATAATCCAATCCCTTTGTAAATGAGTGTACAGTAGTTTGATAAACATCTCCATTTAAAATTTTTGATGCTTGTTTTTTTAATATTACCATTGGCAAATTCATTTGCATTGCAGTCATAACAGCTGGAGCAATTCCTGAACTTTCAATTGTAAATACCTTTGTGATTTTATGTTCTTTAAAATAATTTTTAAAATAAGTTCCTATTTCATACATTAAATCTGGATCTACTTGATGATTTAAAAAAGAATCCACCTTTAATACAGTTTCAGATAATGCATGCCCCTCTTGTAAAATACGATTTTGTAATTTTTCCACTTATATCACCCCGTAAAATTCCTTATTCTTTTTCTTTTAATATTACATTTAATAATAAAGCTACAATTGTTCCAGTTGAAATTCCTGATGAAAAAATCATTTTTAAGGATTCTGGTAATTGAGCAATAAATTCTGGACGGAAGGTAACCCCTAATCCTAATCCAATAGATGTAGCAATTATTAACATATTTCTATTGTTTAACTTTACACTACTTAAAGTTTGAATTCCTGCTGCAGCAACTGTTCCGAACATAACAATTCCTACACCCCCAAGTACCGGCTGTGGCATTATATTGATTAGTGCAGCAAATTTAGGGAACAATCCCAAAATAACTAATAATATTCCAGCCATCATTGTTACATAACGACTAGCTACTTTTGTTAGAGGAATTAATCCAATATTTTGACTAAATGATGTATTGGGTAAGGCACCAAAAACCCCTGCTAACATACTTCCTACACCATCAGATAGAACTCCTGCTGTAATAGGTTTTTCATCTGCTTTAATTCCAGAAACTTCTGTAATGGCTTTAAGACATCCAACAGTTCCAATGATAGTAACAAAATATGCAGGAATAAAAGGTAATAAAACCTGTAAGTTAAAAGTTATACCATAGCCAAAAATTTTAGGTAATGATACCCAACTAGCTTGGCTTACTGATGAAAAATCAACCATTCCTAATGGAATACAAATTATATATCCAACAACCATACCTATTAAGATTGAAGCACTACTTACTAATCCCTTTCCATAATGATTTAGTAATAATGTAACTATCATTATAAATAAAGCAATAGAAATATTTTTTAAACTTCCATAATTAGCTGATCCAACACCACCTGCTGCCCAATCTATTGAAACTGGTAATAATGTTAACCCGATTAAACTCACAACTGTTCCTGTTACAATAGGTGGAAATAGTTTCATTAGTGGCTTAACAAAAAAACTTAAAATAATTACTATACCAGCACCTAAAATTGTTGCACCAAAAATTCCTGATAATCCAAACTTTCCACCAACAGCAATTGCCGGTGCAACAAATGTAAAATCAGTTCCCATAATACAGGCAACACGTGCGCCAATAGGACCTATTCCTCTTGACTGAATGAAAGTAGCCACTCCTGCCGCTAAAATTGCACTACTAATTAATGCTGTTGAAGTTTTAGCATCAAAGCCTAATGCTGCTGAAATAACAATTGGAACAACAATTATTCCACCAAAAGCCGCAAAAATATGCTGCAATCCTAATAAAATTTGCATTAATATTTTTGGCTTATCATTAACCCCATACATTAACTGAATATCCGTCTCATTTTTTTTCATTTTACTACTCTCCTCCCTAACTTTATTAATGCTCTAAATATTTATTTATCATACAGCATCTTAAGGTACATAAATAAGAATCCACCTATATAGGAGATAATTTTGTAAAACAAAAAACACCTCAATCAAATTGAGGTGTTGAGTTCATAACAAATAGACATAAACTATATCTATTTACTAAATACACAATACCCCGTAGTCTGCTAATTTATGGTTAGCAGGTAGAAACTTTCGGACCATATTACCGATGATATACGAGCTTTTTATATGATATATGACATTATAACATATTTTTTACACTATTAATAATCAAATACAAAATTTAAATAAAAAAATTACTTCATTTTAAAGAAAATTTATGTATCAATATATTATATCTCTATTCTTGGAACTCCATTTAAAATATGTTATTATTATTAAAAGACTTTTTATTAATATAGAATGAATAAACTCAACTTTAAAAATCACAGGAGATTTGTATGGAAAAACTTACTTTTGTAATGGAAAATTATTTAGAAGCTATCTATGAGTTGTCAGAAGAAAGTAACGGAGTTAAAATGACTCGTATAGCAGAAAAGCTTGGAGTGACTAAAGCCAGTACTAATAGTGCTATGGTAACTTTAGCTGAAAAGGGACTTATAACTAATGAAAAGTATAAGAAAATATTTTTAACTCCTTTAGGCTTAAAAATAGCTAGATTTACATATAAAAAGCATCACATTATTAAAGATTTCCTTATAAAAACTCTAAATATAGATAGTTCTATTGCAGATGAAGACGCATGTGCTATAGAACATGTTATTAGTTCCGATTCTGTTTATGCTATGCAAAAATTTCTTTCCGAACATGAGAATAAATAAAAAAATTAACGACTCAAAATTGCTTTTAGATTTTAAGTCGTTAATTTTTTACCTTTAAGATACCTGACTTTTATAGAGCATAGCATAAGTTCCTCCAGAACGAATTAGCTCATCATGGGTTCCCATTTCTTTAATGCCTGCTCCTTCTAGAACTACAATTTTATCTGCATTATAAATAGTTGATAATCTATGAGCAATTACTATAGTTGTTCGATCCTTTGAAATTTCATCTAATGCAGCTTGAATTTCTTTCTCTGTCTTTGTATCCAGAGCTGACGTGGCTTCATCTAAAATTAGGATAGGTGAATTTCTAAGAATTGCTCTAGCTATGGAAATTCTCTGTTTTTGTCCTCCGGAAAGACGTACTCCACGCTCACCTATTGTGGTATCATAACCATCTTCTAAATTCTCAATGAAATTATGAGCATTGGCTGCTTTTGAGGCTGCAACAACCTGATCCTTAGTAGCTTCTTTCCAGCCATAAACAATATTTTCATAAATTGTTCCGTTAAATAAAAAGGTGTCCTGCAAAACCATGCTTATATTATCCCTAAGACTCTTTAAGGTTACATCTTTAATATCTATTCCATCCATTAAAATGCTTCCATTCTGTGGATCATAAAAGCGATTTAAAAGACTAGCTATTGTGGTTTTGCCAACTCCAGTTGCTCCAACAAAAGCTACAGTTTCTCCTGAATTTACTTTTAAATTTATATTTTTTAAAATCTTTATCTCATCATTGTAGGAGAAAGAAATTCCCTTAAACTCAACTTCTCCTTTAACCCTAGGTAATTTCTTTGCATTAACTTTCTCTTTGACATCTGGAACTTCATCCATAATCTCAAAGACACGCTTGCATCCTGCAACTGCATTACCTGCCATTTCCATAAGCCTTGAAAAACTCTTTATAGGTCCATAAAACATACCAAGGTACATAGAAAATCCTACAATATCTCCAATATTAATTTCTCCTCTTGAAACCATAAATCCACCAAATATTATAACTATAACAGAACCTAGAGCCGTGAAAAATGCAAGAAGGGGAAAAGTGGTTTCAAAAAAGAAGCTTGCCTTTAAATATGCCTTACTATGTTTTATAGAAAGGTTCTTAATCTTTTTCTCTTCTCTTTCCTGTTGATTGAATATCTGTATTTCTTTAATTCCAGAGAAATTATCTTGAACAGTACCAGAAAGTTCTCCTCTAATCATAGAATTCTGCTTCCATATGGGGGAAAGATGCTTACTTTGCCAAAGAGTAATCATAATAATAAAAGGAATAGTAACAAGACTTATAAAAGCTAACTTTACATTAATAGAAAATAATAATATCCCTACACCTACGAAAGTCAATATATTAACAACAAAATCAGGAATTACGTGAGCCAAAAGAATCTCTACCTCCATAACATCATTAATAACTCTGCTAGTTAAATCTCCTGTACGACTTTTATTAAAATACTTAAGCCCCATATGTTGAAGCTTAGAGTAAAGTTCTGTTCTCATATCTGCAACATAATGCAAAGCTGCATGATGGTTTAAATATCCTGAAATAGCACTTCCAGCTGATTGAAGTATCGTTGCAACTAATAGCATTAATCCAATTCGTAAAGATTGCTGTCCAAAATTAGCACTTCCTTCAGTTGCTATACTTGTAAGCTCTCTTAAGGCCCAGGGATTATAAAATCCTGCTATAGTAGAAATTACAACAGCTATTAATGCTAATATTAAATAAATCCAATACTTTCTGGCTCCTATAAAAATACGTAAGGTGGTTCTCATATACCTACTGCCTCCCTTTCCTTCAATTGCACACCCTCATTTTCATCTATAATATCATAGGTAATACATACTGGACGATTACTCTTAGGCTCAATAACAATATCAGCATTAATATTGAAGGTTTTCCTGAGGACCTCTGGAGTCATAACTTCCTCAGGATTTCCATATTTTATTATAGCTCCTTTTTGAATAGCAATAATATAGTCAGAGAATCTTGCCGCAAGATTTAAATCATGAAGTACCATAACAATAGTACACTTTTGATTACGATTAAGCTCATATAAAAGCTTTAAAACCTCTAATTGGTGAGCAAGATCAAGATAAGTAGTAGGTTCATCTAATAAAATCAAATCAGTCTGCTGTGCTAAAGCCATAGCGATCCAAACTCTCTGTCTTTGCCCTCCTGATAAAGTATCAACCTCTCTACTATCAAATTCACTTAGCTTAGTTGCATCCAAAGCCCACTTAACAATTCTTTTATCTTCCTTTGTAAGATTTCCAAAACCTTTTTGATGAGGGAACCGTCCATATGCAACTAACTCACTTACAGTAAGTCCACTTGGTGCGGTAGGATTTTGAGGAAGTATAGCCATCTTTTTAGCTATTTCTTTTGTAGACAATTTACTTATATCTTGTCCACTTAGATGTACTAAACCATTCTTAGGTTTTAATATACGTCCAACAGCTTTCAAGATAGTTGATTTACCGCAACCATTTGCTCCTATAATAGAAGTTATCTTTCCCTTTGGTATCTGCATATTTAATTCTTTTACAATGAGAGTATCCTCATAAGCTATATCTAAATTTTTAGTTTCAATACTTTTCATAAAAACCTCCTTAATTTGACTTTACTAACAGGTATAAGAAGTAAGGTGTACTTAATACAGTAATAACAATTCCTGTAGGAATATCACTTCCAAAACTTATGGTTCTGGTAATAGTGTCTGATAATAGAATAATTATTGAGCCTACTAAAGATGCTGTAGGAATTAATAGTTTATGATTTGATCCTACAAACTTTCTTGCCATATGTGGAGAAATCATTCCCACAAAAAAGAAGTTTCCACCTAAAGCTACACTACCTGATGATAAAGCAACAGCTGCTACAGTTAACCCTATAAATTCACGCTTTACTGCTACCCCTAATCCTGTTGCAGTTTGATTCCCAAGATTTAAGGTATTTAAAATACGAGATTTATAAAATACATATAAAAATAGAATCAACACCCAAGGTGCAAGAATAGAAATATATGTCCAATTGTCTCCCCAAAGACTTCCTGCACTCCATCTTTGAATAAAATCCATCTGTTTTTCATCTAGCTTTAAAGTAAGCATCATAGTAACAGCACTATATCCACTTCCAACGGCTACCCCTGTCAAAATTAATCCTGTAGGTGATATACTTTTTCCTCTTCTATAGGAAAGTAAAAATATCAATATAGCTGCTGTCATTCCTCCTACAAAGGCCAGAAGCGGGAGAGCAATAGCTGAAGATACACTGTCTACCTTAAAAATAACTATGAACAATAGTACAAATAACCCTGACCCAGAACTTATTCCCAAAGTTCCAGGACTAGCCATATCATTGCGAAGTAAACTCTGCATTACACAACCAGCTGTTCCCATACCAATGCCTACAAGCATGGTTAATACAATACGTGGAAGACGAAAATTATATACTATAAGATTTTGTTTATCTGTACCTCTTCCGATAAGAACATTAAAAACCTCCAAAGGAGAGAGATTCATTTTACCTGAGTTCACACTTATTACTGCCACGGCTAACAAAATAATGGTAAGTAGCAAAATAATAGTTAAACCACGTGAAACTGAATAACCCTTTTTCTTCATTCAAATTCCCTCCTTTGTATCCTTGTAAGATAAAGAAAATACGGAACACCTATTAAAGCAAAAATAATTCCAATTGGAGTTTCATAAGGCTTATTAATAAGCCTTCCAACTAAATCTGCTGTCACAGTAATCAAGGCTCCATATAATCCTGAAGCTGGAATAATGTATCTATAATCTACACCTATAAGGTAGCGTACAATATGAGGTACTATTAATCCTACAAACCCAACAGGTCCAACAACAATTACAGAAAGCCCTGTAAGTATTAAAACTACTACAGTAGATATCCCTTTAACCTTCTTAGTATTAAGTCCAAGACCTATAGCTGCATCATCTCCAAGATTTAAAACTGTAATTGAAGGTG contains:
- a CDS encoding ABC transporter ATP-binding protein, with the translated sequence MKSIETKNLDIAYEDTLIVKELNMQIPKGKITSIIGANGCGKSTILKAVGRILKPKNGLVHLSGQDISKLSTKEIAKKMAILPQNPTAPSGLTVSELVAYGRFPHQKGFGNLTKEDKRIVKWALDATKLSEFDSREVDTLSGGQRQRVWIAMALAQQTDLILLDEPTTYLDLAHQLEVLKLLYELNRNQKCTIVMVLHDLNLAARFSDYIIAIQKGAIIKYGNPEEVMTPEVLRKTFNINADIVIEPKSNRPVCITYDIIDENEGVQLKEREAVGI
- a CDS encoding FecCD family ABC transporter permease; amino-acid sequence: MKKKGYSVSRGLTIILLLTIILLAVAVISVNSGKMNLSPLEVFNVLIGRGTDKQNLIVYNFRLPRIVLTMLVGIGMGTAGCVMQSLLRNDMASPGTLGISSGSGLFVLLFIVIFKVDSVSSAIALPLLAFVGGMTAAILIFLLSYRRGKSISPTGLILTGVAVGSGYSAVTMMLTLKLDEKQMDFIQRWSAGSLWGDNWTYISILAPWVLILFLYVFYKSRILNTLNLGNQTATGLGVAVKREFIGLTVAAVALSSGSVALGGNFFFVGMISPHMARKFVGSNHKLLIPTASLVGSIIILLSDTITRTISFGSDIPTGIVITVLSTPYFLYLLVKSN